In Niallia sp. FSL W8-0635, one genomic interval encodes:
- a CDS encoding ATP-binding protein, with the protein MRVASSFLPEDENNIYKKAVFRLMPELEGHELEADFLKKLVCPQCGQESASALVYRLNNNDSWKQLGETFKCCRCRDRDMLNLSMEKGLKEQSQLISERLMNDYFLLPEKLKGSGFKDYHETNPVTTVAKQRAISYVKTFLASEQDRYNLLIQGNPGTGKTHLCVAIARTLKEKGFIVGFLTTGQLLSKIKSTYNKASIITEENIFKDLKKLDLLILDDLGAEASGGNDDWRKSIIFEIVESRSGKPTIYTSNLTDQDLPMVVGERVFSRLYDNTKFIDLFTEDYRKKLRIK; encoded by the coding sequence ATGAGAGTTGCGAGTAGCTTTCTACCTGAGGATGAGAATAACATTTACAAAAAGGCTGTTTTTAGACTCATGCCAGAATTAGAAGGGCATGAGCTAGAAGCGGATTTTCTTAAAAAACTTGTATGCCCGCAGTGTGGACAAGAAAGTGCATCCGCTTTGGTTTACCGCCTAAATAATAATGACAGTTGGAAGCAGTTAGGTGAAACATTCAAATGTTGTAGATGTAGGGATAGGGATATGCTTAATCTTTCTATGGAAAAAGGTTTAAAGGAGCAAAGTCAGCTCATATCTGAAAGGCTTATGAACGACTATTTTCTTCTCCCCGAAAAATTAAAGGGTTCAGGTTTTAAGGATTACCATGAAACTAATCCCGTTACTACTGTTGCAAAACAAAGGGCAATTTCCTATGTGAAAACATTTTTAGCTTCCGAACAAGATCGCTACAACCTTTTAATTCAAGGCAATCCGGGAACAGGAAAAACACATTTGTGTGTAGCTATTGCCAGAACGCTAAAAGAAAAAGGTTTTATAGTTGGGTTTTTAACCACAGGACAATTACTTTCAAAAATTAAATCTACGTATAACAAAGCATCTATCATAACAGAAGAAAATATCTTTAAGGATTTAAAAAAGCTAGATTTATTGATTTTGGATGACTTGGGTGCGGAAGCATCGGGAGGAAATGATGATTGGAGAAAGAGTATAATTTTTGAAATAGTAGAAAGTCGGAGTGGTAAACCGACAATCTACACGAGTAATTTGACGGATCAAGACTTACCTATGGTCGTAGGAGAAAGAGTCTTTAGCCGTCTATACGATAATACAAAATTCATTGACTTATTTACAGAAGATTACCGAAAAAAACTTCGGATAAAATAA
- a CDS encoding helix-turn-helix domain-containing protein encodes MFGERIRTLRREKNMTLRDLADKLNIPFTTLGNYEREDREPNVSTFLALADFFDVSVDYLTGKQDIRTSDQYGFQRDFSLLEDLLKQATPDIRKKAEDIINQLTIIIGDELEATDVRETSKTFEHLFQVVDFIFSMKMGFKYNYGQDPSTPYECIKLYLEHKPTLDMNLNNLCEIYANKKNG; translated from the coding sequence ATGTTTGGAGAACGAATTAGAACGTTACGAAGGGAAAAGAATATGACTTTAAGAGACTTAGCCGACAAGTTGAATATTCCCTTTACTACATTAGGAAATTACGAGCGGGAAGACCGGGAACCGAATGTTTCAACCTTTTTAGCATTGGCTGATTTCTTCGATGTAAGCGTCGATTATTTAACCGGAAAACAAGACATAAGAACATCAGATCAATATGGTTTCCAAAGGGATTTTAGCCTGCTTGAAGATCTACTGAAACAAGCTACTCCTGATATTAGGAAAAAAGCAGAAGACATCATTAACCAGTTGACTATAATCATTGGGGATGAACTAGAAGCAACAGATGTAAGAGAAACATCTAAAACATTTGAGCATCTATTCCAAGTTGTGGATTTTATTTTTAGTATGAAAATGGGATTTAAGTATAATTACGGGCAAGACCCTTCAACACCTTATGAATGTATAAAACTATATCTAGAGCACAAACCCACATTAGATATGAACTTAAATAACTTATGTGAAATTTACGCTAATAAGAAAAACGGTTAA
- a CDS encoding site-specific integrase, with protein sequence MASFQKYTTKQGQMWLFKTDTGINPETGKRQTTTRRGFKTKKEAQIAAAKLEQEIASGRSIKNDNLTFQNVYDQWFSNHSKTIKLSTKKAIESKFNRHILPRFSKLKIKEITRPYCQKMINEIAQLIKSVNDIKIQANQVFKYALKMEIIERNPLEHVTIPRQQNEIINEDNETDERNYWKKDEIRNFLSITKHELDFRDHVLFHLLIYTGARKGEILALTWDDIDFEAGSIRLNKTLFHHDGKFIFQTSKTRESKRLISLDPLTLSLLNKWRIKQNEAYLAGKGYLNNNKVVFDRDDGSPMRLAYPNEKLAALIKKHNLHKITIHGLRHTHASLLFEAGASIKEVQERLGHSDIQMTMNIYTHVTDTLKEQTAQKFQRYIEL encoded by the coding sequence ATGGCATCATTTCAAAAATACACAACCAAACAAGGTCAAATGTGGTTATTTAAGACGGACACTGGAATTAATCCCGAAACAGGAAAAAGACAAACTACAACCCGAAGGGGCTTTAAAACCAAAAAAGAAGCACAAATAGCTGCTGCCAAGCTTGAACAAGAAATAGCGAGCGGAAGATCAATAAAGAATGACAACCTGACTTTTCAGAATGTATACGATCAATGGTTTTCCAATCATTCGAAAACGATTAAATTAAGCACAAAGAAAGCCATTGAATCCAAATTCAATAGGCATATATTGCCCCGCTTCAGCAAATTGAAAATAAAAGAAATAACAAGACCATATTGCCAAAAAATGATCAATGAAATCGCTCAATTAATTAAATCGGTAAATGACATAAAAATACAGGCTAACCAAGTATTCAAATATGCTTTAAAAATGGAGATTATTGAAAGGAATCCATTAGAGCATGTCACCATACCAAGACAGCAAAATGAAATTATTAATGAGGATAATGAAACGGATGAGCGGAATTATTGGAAAAAGGATGAGATACGTAATTTCCTTTCAATAACGAAACATGAATTAGATTTTCGAGATCATGTACTTTTTCATCTGTTAATCTATACCGGTGCACGCAAGGGAGAAATTTTAGCCCTTACATGGGATGATATTGATTTCGAAGCTGGCTCCATACGGTTAAACAAAACGTTATTTCATCATGATGGTAAATTCATCTTCCAAACGTCCAAAACAAGGGAATCTAAGCGTTTAATTAGCTTGGATCCTCTAACCCTCTCTCTGCTTAATAAATGGCGTATAAAGCAAAATGAAGCTTATTTAGCCGGGAAAGGTTATTTGAATAATAACAAGGTGGTTTTTGACAGGGATGATGGCTCTCCGATGCGGTTAGCCTATCCAAACGAAAAGCTGGCCGCTTTAATCAAAAAACATAACCTACACAAAATTACAATACATGGTTTACGTCATACTCATGCTTCCCTTTTATTCGAAGCAGGAGCCAGTATAAAAGAGGTTCAGGAGCGGTTAGGCCACTCTGATATACAAATGACGATGAACATCTATACACACGTAACAGATACGCTAAAAGAGCAAACTGCACAAAAGTTTCAAAGATATATTGAGTTATGA
- the rpsI gene encoding 30S ribosomal protein S9 has product MAQVQYIGTGRRKSSVARVRLVPGDGQIIINGREIESYIPFAALREVVKQPLVATETTGSYNILVNVNGGGYTGQAGAIRHGIARALLQVDPEYRPTLKRAGLLTRDARMKERKKYGLKGARRAPQFSKR; this is encoded by the coding sequence ATGGCACAGGTTCAATATATCGGTACTGGTCGTCGTAAAAGCTCTGTTGCTCGTGTACGTTTAGTTCCAGGTGACGGACAAATCATCATCAATGGTCGTGAAATCGAAAGTTATATCCCGTTTGCAGCTTTACGCGAAGTTGTTAAACAACCATTAGTAGCTACTGAAACTACTGGAAGCTACAATATTTTAGTAAATGTTAACGGTGGAGGTTATACTGGTCAAGCTGGCGCTATCCGTCATGGTATCGCTCGTGCTTTACTTCAAGTGGATCCTGAATACCGTCCAACATTAAAGCGTGCAGGATTATTAACTCGTGACGCTCGTATGAAAGAACGTAAAAAATACGGTCTTAAAGGCGCTCGTCGTGCACCTCAGTTCTCAAAACGTTAA
- a CDS encoding helix-turn-helix domain-containing protein: MKDNKTRQKFIELRAKGISFSKIAKELNVSKSTLIAWSKEHLMEIENMKAVEIESLQEQFYMTKKARIELLGRQVERMKKELENRDFSDVPSDKLLDTLNKTLIQLKNDEIEITFRGEGDTLEDLVSTMNTVTWKP; this comes from the coding sequence ATGAAGGACAACAAAACAAGGCAAAAGTTTATTGAATTAAGAGCGAAAGGGATCAGCTTTAGTAAAATTGCCAAGGAACTTAACGTATCGAAGTCAACGCTTATTGCGTGGTCAAAGGAACATCTCATGGAAATAGAAAATATGAAGGCAGTTGAAATTGAATCGTTACAGGAGCAATTTTATATGACAAAAAAAGCCCGTATCGAATTATTAGGACGGCAAGTTGAGCGCATGAAAAAGGAACTTGAAAATAGAGACTTTTCAGATGTCCCGTCGGACAAATTGTTAGATACGTTAAATAAAACGCTAATCCAGTTAAAGAATGATGAAATAGAAATCACTTTCAGAGGGGAGGGCGATACGTTGGAGGATTTAGTAAGCACTATGAATACAGTTACATGGAAACCATAA
- a CDS encoding helix-turn-helix transcriptional regulator — protein sequence MKCTKLIKQEHHLKIDSKKIKLARAEMGWTITKLADVSGVNRKTIGEIEKGTKKKVRFSTIKQIAENLNKEVEDLCTQVEKGG from the coding sequence ATGAAATGTACAAAACTAATAAAACAAGAGCATCACCTGAAAATTGACAGTAAAAAAATTAAACTTGCTCGAGCGGAAATGGGGTGGACAATCACTAAATTGGCTGATGTATCTGGTGTAAATAGAAAAACCATTGGTGAAATCGAAAAGGGGACTAAAAAAAAGGTACGGTTTTCTACAATCAAACAGATTGCTGAAAACCTAAATAAAGAAGTAGAGGATCTTTGTACTCAAGTTGAAAAAGGGGGATAA
- a CDS encoding helix-turn-helix domain-containing protein, whose translation MNIKLEFPEETLIINRTDLKNALQELLMELQEENGHDQILTIKEAADYLKVSVPTIRNMISSKEIPFFQRGQIIRLNRWDVQKWLRNNSG comes from the coding sequence ATGAATATAAAGCTAGAATTCCCAGAAGAAACGCTAATCATAAATCGGACAGATTTAAAAAATGCATTACAGGAGCTTCTAATGGAATTACAAGAAGAAAACGGGCATGATCAAATATTAACCATAAAAGAAGCTGCCGATTATTTAAAGGTCAGTGTACCCACAATTCGAAACATGATTTCAAGCAAAGAAATTCCTTTTTTTCAAAGAGGGCAAATCATTCGTTTAAATCGCTGGGATGTACAGAAATGGTTGCGAAATAATTCTGGCTGA
- the truA gene encoding tRNA pseudouridine(38-40) synthase TruA produces MQRYKCTISYDGSNYSGFQIQPKDRTVQGEIEKALRKLHKGLEIKIQASGRTDAGVHAKGQVIHFDSSLDIPAEKWPIALNTLLPHDIVVADAVRVSEAFHARYNVTAKEYRYFIQLGERRDPFKRHYAYYYPYSLNVEAMREALTYFIGEYDFTSFCSAKTDKERKVRTVTGVKLIEEENMLIFSFRGNGFLYNMVRIMVGTLLDVGRGKKSPQDIPVIIEKKDRKAAGKTASANGLYLWEVMYE; encoded by the coding sequence ATGCAACGATACAAATGTACAATAAGCTATGATGGTTCAAATTATAGTGGTTTTCAGATTCAACCAAAGGATCGAACGGTGCAAGGTGAAATCGAAAAGGCTTTAAGAAAGCTTCATAAAGGGTTAGAGATAAAGATTCAGGCATCAGGTAGGACAGATGCTGGTGTTCATGCGAAGGGACAAGTCATTCATTTTGATAGCTCGCTTGATATTCCAGCAGAAAAATGGCCTATTGCACTAAATACCTTGTTGCCCCATGATATAGTAGTTGCTGATGCTGTGAGAGTGTCTGAAGCCTTTCATGCAAGATATAATGTAACAGCAAAAGAATACCGTTACTTTATTCAATTAGGGGAGCGGAGAGATCCATTTAAACGCCATTATGCCTATTATTATCCATATTCTCTAAATGTAGAGGCAATGAGAGAGGCACTTACCTATTTTATTGGAGAATATGATTTTACTAGTTTCTGCTCTGCTAAGACAGATAAAGAAAGAAAAGTAAGAACTGTAACTGGGGTAAAGTTAATAGAGGAAGAAAATATGCTAATATTTTCCTTCCGAGGGAATGGGTTCCTTTATAATATGGTGCGCATTATGGTTGGAACATTACTAGATGTTGGAAGAGGAAAGAAATCCCCACAGGATATCCCTGTGATTATTGAGAAAAAGGATAGAAAAGCGGCCGGGAAAACCGCTTCTGCGAATGGATTGTATCTTTGGGAAGTAATGTATGAATGA
- a CDS encoding S-Ena type endospore appendage has product MIYHSEGKHCGCKEQEECTCKRRMGNHPKMNHHGYDHHGYEKCEMPKKNWYEEKEPCPDRVKGFNLCKQRNELRCFKHCEPISQPCDALFYNYFTSRTNFEFSGLVVIKNTGNPTSGCSMQIRVTDRAGTAIVATVSAGASVPIFVEGLTSLDIACLPNEPELPVPATCSGEVIFDLEYCATRLCL; this is encoded by the coding sequence ATGATATATCATTCAGAAGGTAAACATTGCGGCTGTAAAGAACAGGAAGAGTGCACTTGCAAAAGAAGAATGGGAAATCATCCGAAGATGAATCATCATGGATATGATCATCATGGATATGAAAAATGTGAAATGCCTAAAAAAAATTGGTACGAAGAGAAAGAGCCTTGCCCAGACCGTGTAAAAGGATTCAATTTGTGCAAACAAAGAAATGAATTAAGGTGCTTTAAACATTGCGAGCCAATTTCCCAGCCATGTGATGCATTATTCTATAACTATTTTACCAGCAGGACTAATTTTGAATTTAGCGGGTTAGTTGTGATTAAAAATACAGGGAATCCAACTAGCGGCTGTTCTATGCAGATCCGTGTTACAGATAGAGCAGGCACTGCAATTGTTGCAACAGTTAGCGCTGGAGCATCAGTTCCAATCTTTGTTGAAGGGTTAACTTCGCTTGATATTGCTTGTCTTCCAAATGAACCAGAGCTTCCTGTACCAGCAACTTGCAGTGGCGAAGTCATCTTTGACCTTGAATACTGTGCGACAAGACTTTGTCTATAA
- the rplM gene encoding 50S ribosomal protein L13 has translation MRTTFMANSNTVDRKWYVIDAEGKTLGRLASEVASILRGKHKPTFTPHVDTGDHVILLNASKIELTGKKLTDKIYYRHSMHPGGLKQRTALEMRTNYPEQMLELAIKGMLPKNSLGRQMYRKLHVYAGSEHPHQAQQPEVYELRG, from the coding sequence ATGCGTACAACGTTTATGGCTAATTCAAACACTGTTGATCGTAAATGGTACGTGATTGATGCTGAAGGCAAAACTTTAGGTCGTCTTGCTAGTGAAGTAGCATCAATTCTACGTGGTAAACATAAACCAACTTTCACACCTCATGTGGATACTGGTGATCATGTTATTCTTTTAAATGCTTCAAAAATCGAATTGACTGGTAAAAAATTAACTGACAAAATTTACTACCGTCACTCTATGCACCCAGGTGGATTAAAACAAAGAACAGCTTTAGAAATGCGTACTAACTATCCAGAGCAAATGTTAGAACTTGCAATCAAAGGTATGCTTCCAAAGAATTCTCTTGGTCGTCAAATGTATAGAAAATTACATGTATATGCTGGTAGCGAACATCCGCACCAAGCTCAACAACCAGAAGTTTACGAACTTCGTGGATAA